The Alkalibacter saccharofermentans DSM 14828 genome has a window encoding:
- a CDS encoding replication-associated recombination protein A, translating into MQQDFFTNNLKDNLKKSGPLASRVRPTTLEGFYGQKHILAPDKLLFRMIEADRITSIILYGPPGTGKTTLARIIANKTKSNFIQLNAVTSGVKELREVIGKAKEDLGMYSAKTILFIDEIHRFNKSQQDALLPAVEEGTVVLIGATTENPYFEVNAPLVSRSRIFRLNRLSPDEIRDIMLKALRDKENGLGSLNVDISPDALRHIAQVSNGDARNALNALELAVLTTDEDENGIIAIDIDTAQECIQKRVIHYDKDGDNHYDNISAFIKSIRGSDPDGALYWMSKMLWAGEDPKFIARRIIISASEDIGNADPNALNIAVSAFRALEIIGMPEARLTLAQAVTYLACSPKSNASYIGVNKALSDIQNKRTGEVPMHLRDAHYKGAKSLGHGKGYKYPHDYEQHYVKQSYMPPGMEDVIYYEPTELGYEKVLKDYLDSTKNKNK; encoded by the coding sequence ATGCAGCAGGACTTTTTCACCAATAATTTAAAAGATAATCTAAAAAAATCCGGACCTTTGGCAAGCAGGGTTAGGCCTACGACTCTGGAGGGCTTTTACGGCCAGAAGCATATTCTAGCCCCTGACAAGCTATTATTTAGGATGATAGAGGCAGACAGGATAACATCTATAATTTTGTATGGTCCTCCTGGCACAGGAAAAACAACACTGGCCAGGATCATAGCAAACAAGACCAAGTCTAATTTCATTCAGCTCAATGCGGTTACATCCGGGGTTAAAGAGCTGAGAGAGGTTATCGGAAAAGCCAAGGAAGACTTGGGAATGTACAGCGCCAAGACCATACTTTTCATAGACGAGATCCACAGGTTCAATAAGAGCCAGCAGGACGCCCTGCTACCTGCAGTGGAAGAAGGTACCGTAGTGTTGATCGGCGCGACGACAGAAAATCCTTATTTCGAGGTAAATGCGCCCTTGGTATCCAGGTCCAGGATATTTAGGCTCAACAGGCTTTCACCGGATGAAATCCGAGACATCATGCTCAAAGCGCTAAGGGATAAGGAAAATGGTCTGGGAAGCCTGAATGTAGACATATCGCCGGATGCTCTAAGACATATAGCCCAGGTATCCAACGGAGACGCAAGAAACGCCTTAAATGCCCTGGAGCTTGCAGTGCTGACAACGGATGAGGATGAAAATGGAATAATAGCAATAGACATCGACACTGCCCAGGAATGCATCCAAAAAAGGGTGATCCACTACGACAAGGACGGCGACAACCATTACGACAACATATCCGCCTTTATAAAGAGCATCAGGGGCTCGGATCCGGATGGTGCTCTTTACTGGATGTCCAAAATGCTCTGGGCAGGGGAAGACCCCAAATTCATAGCAAGAAGGATAATAATATCTGCTTCTGAAGATATAGGCAACGCAGATCCAAATGCGCTTAATATAGCGGTTAGCGCTTTTAGGGCACTGGAGATTATAGGCATGCCTGAAGCGAGGTTGACATTGGCACAGGCTGTTACCTATCTTGCCTGCTCTCCCAAGAGCAACGCATCTTACATAGGAGTGAACAAGGCGCTGTCAGACATCCAAAACAAGCGTACGGGGGAAGTGCCCATGCACTTGAGGGATGCCCACTACAAGGGCGCGAAGTCACTGGGGCACGGAAAAGGCTATAAGTATCCCCATGATTATGAACAGCATTATGTAAAGCAAAGCTATATGCCTCCAGGCATGGAGGACGTGATATATTATGAGCCCACTGAGCTTGGCTACGAAAAGGTGCTTAAGGATTATTTAGATAGCACCAAGAACAAAAATAAATAG
- a CDS encoding insulinase family protein, translated as MNLKINETYHGFKLVDEKHIEESNSTGRLFRHEKTGARLYYLSNEDDNKVFSITFKTPPADSTGLPHILEHSVLCGSRKYPVKEPFVELIKGSLNTFLNAMTFPDKTMYPVASKNDKDFENLMDVYLDAVFYPRIYDHKEIFLQEGWHYHIEDKDDEITYNGVVYNEMKGAFSNPEDVLGRKVQETLFPDTPYGKESGGDPDEIPNLKYEDFIEFHKKYYHPSNSFIYLYGDGDVLAHLKYLDESYLSDFDHMEIDSKISVQEPFEGQKEFAFNYPVGESEDLKEKTFLSLNYVTDRCTDGELHLALDILTHILTDAQSSPLNKALLDAQIGQDVGGYYDGSILQPVFSVVVKNSDEDKKDKFKAVVKETLEKLVRDGLEEEVVEGAINITEFKLREADHGSYPKGLIFGIEIMESWLHDQDPSIHLKYQGYIDKMKREAKNGYFERLIQEYFLDNPHSSLVVLKPEKALAIKRDEEVKNHLEDVKKSLDEKTLDKLVEETNWLIDIQNAPDKKEDVDKIPVLPVSAIKKEHEKVPLEVRNHKKAEILYHQLETNGINYMDMYFDVSHVSKEDVPYLSLLTRYLGEAGTKSYDYVKLNNAIEIHTGGIDFDLDIYGNVDDPDDFNPKFSVKSRALETKTKETFDLIEEMALFTRFDEKQRLKEVVQSIKSKMEMDFMTVGHKVVSGRVMSYLSDTGQYVEYMAGLEFYKFISQLFKDFEQKWEDAMDKLKQLARLILDVNGMTVSITGGDEGYSRFADCLSSFYEKLSDVPKEKADLTFNKGPLNEGIATPGKVMYVGKAYNIKKLGFDYSGAMQVVKLIMSTDYLWNKVRVQGGAYGAFFSIGRNGSLFMGSYRDPNLSATLNVFDKAHEYLRSFEGSEGDMNKYIIGTMSGVDTPMTPGMKGSYSTGNYFRKVTDEMIQKEREEILSCNIKDVKAAADMIKAAMDKNYLCVLGDEGKIKSEKEIFGTIINIFE; from the coding sequence ATGAATTTAAAAATCAACGAGACATACCACGGCTTCAAGCTGGTAGATGAAAAGCATATAGAAGAAAGCAATTCAACAGGGAGACTCTTTCGTCACGAAAAGACAGGAGCAAGGTTATATTATCTCTCAAACGAGGACGACAACAAGGTTTTTTCCATAACCTTCAAGACGCCTCCTGCAGACAGCACGGGTCTTCCCCATATTTTGGAACATTCGGTTTTGTGCGGATCAAGAAAATATCCTGTTAAGGAGCCTTTCGTAGAGCTTATCAAAGGTTCTTTGAATACTTTTTTAAATGCCATGACTTTCCCGGACAAGACTATGTATCCAGTGGCCAGCAAGAACGACAAGGATTTCGAAAACCTTATGGACGTATATCTTGATGCTGTGTTTTATCCAAGGATCTACGACCACAAGGAGATATTTTTGCAGGAAGGCTGGCACTACCATATAGAAGACAAGGATGATGAAATAACCTACAATGGCGTTGTTTACAACGAGATGAAAGGAGCTTTCTCAAACCCGGAAGATGTTCTGGGACGAAAGGTCCAGGAGACGCTGTTTCCCGACACGCCCTACGGCAAGGAATCCGGTGGGGATCCTGATGAGATTCCCAATTTGAAATACGAAGATTTCATTGAGTTCCATAAAAAGTACTACCACCCGTCAAACAGCTTCATTTACCTCTATGGAGACGGGGACGTGCTTGCACATCTTAAGTACCTTGACGAGAGCTACCTGTCAGATTTTGACCACATGGAAATAGATTCGAAAATCTCTGTTCAGGAGCCTTTTGAAGGACAAAAGGAATTTGCGTTTAATTATCCGGTGGGTGAATCTGAAGATCTAAAGGAAAAGACATTCCTTTCCTTGAATTATGTTACCGACAGGTGCACAGACGGCGAACTGCACCTGGCTCTTGACATACTCACACATATCTTGACGGATGCACAATCGTCGCCCCTTAACAAGGCTCTGCTGGATGCACAAATTGGTCAAGATGTTGGGGGATACTATGACGGCAGCATACTACAGCCTGTTTTCAGCGTGGTTGTGAAGAACTCAGATGAAGATAAAAAAGACAAGTTCAAAGCAGTAGTCAAAGAAACCCTGGAAAAACTGGTTAGAGATGGCCTCGAAGAAGAAGTAGTGGAAGGAGCCATCAATATTACAGAATTTAAGCTAAGAGAGGCAGACCACGGCAGCTATCCTAAGGGTCTGATTTTCGGCATAGAAATCATGGAAAGCTGGCTCCACGATCAAGATCCATCAATACACCTTAAATATCAAGGTTATATAGATAAAATGAAAAGGGAAGCTAAAAACGGATACTTTGAAAGGCTCATCCAAGAGTACTTCCTGGACAATCCCCACTCAAGCTTGGTCGTCTTAAAGCCTGAGAAGGCTTTGGCAATCAAGAGGGATGAAGAAGTCAAAAACCACCTTGAAGATGTGAAAAAGAGCCTTGATGAGAAGACCCTTGACAAGCTGGTAGAGGAAACAAACTGGCTAATTGATATACAAAATGCACCGGATAAAAAAGAAGACGTGGATAAAATCCCGGTCCTTCCGGTATCGGCCATTAAGAAAGAACACGAAAAGGTCCCTCTAGAAGTGAGGAATCATAAAAAAGCGGAAATACTGTACCATCAACTCGAGACCAACGGAATAAATTATATGGACATGTATTTTGATGTTTCCCATGTGTCAAAAGAGGACGTACCATACCTTTCTCTGCTTACCAGGTATTTGGGAGAAGCGGGGACAAAAAGCTACGATTATGTAAAGCTCAACAATGCTATAGAGATACACACGGGAGGCATCGACTTCGATCTTGACATCTACGGCAATGTTGATGATCCCGATGATTTCAACCCCAAATTTTCTGTTAAATCGAGAGCTCTTGAGACCAAGACGAAAGAAACTTTTGACTTGATCGAGGAAATGGCCCTCTTTACTAGATTTGATGAGAAGCAGCGGCTTAAGGAAGTCGTTCAAAGCATCAAGTCCAAAATGGAGATGGATTTTATGACCGTTGGGCACAAGGTGGTATCGGGAAGGGTTATGTCATACCTTAGCGATACCGGCCAGTACGTTGAATATATGGCAGGACTGGAGTTTTACAAATTCATATCTCAACTGTTCAAAGATTTTGAACAGAAATGGGAAGATGCCATGGATAAGCTGAAGCAGCTTGCCCGGTTGATATTGGATGTAAACGGCATGACCGTCAGCATTACCGGAGGAGATGAAGGATACTCTAGGTTCGCCGATTGTCTCAGCAGCTTCTACGAAAAACTTTCTGATGTTCCCAAGGAAAAGGCGGATCTTACTTTTAATAAAGGACCTCTCAACGAGGGAATCGCCACCCCCGGTAAAGTCATGTACGTGGGGAAGGCTTACAACATCAAAAAACTTGGATTTGACTATTCCGGAGCCATGCAGGTGGTCAAGCTCATCATGAGCACAGACTATCTATGGAACAAGGTCAGAGTACAGGGAGGGGCATATGGAGCCTTCTTCTCAATCGGAAGGAATGGATCCTTGTTTATGGGATCATATCGAGACCCGAACCTGTCAGCTACACTTAATGTTTTCGACAAGGCACACGAGTACTTAAGAAGCTTTGAAGGAAGCGAGGGGGATATGAACAAATACATAATTGGAACCATGAGCGGAGTAGACACCCCCATGACTCCAGGCATGAAAGGCTCATATTCAACAGGGAATTACTTTAGAAAAGTCACTGATGAAATGATACAAAAGGAGAGAGAGGAAATCCTCTCGTGTAATATAAAAGACGTAAAAGCAGCAGCTGATATGATCAAAGCGGCCATGGATAAGAATTATCTCTGCGTTTTAGGTGATGAAGGTAAAATCAAATCCGAGAAAGAAATTTTCGGCACGATAATAAACATATTCGAATAA
- a CDS encoding D-alanyl-D-alanine carboxypeptidase family protein, producing MLTSVAFGEGRLNVDIPQDRAALVYDVKSDEIMYSQNSHVRMYPASTTKLMTALVAMDYVDLDEKVVPGREVLFISADSSRADLASGSEISTRDLLAATLLPSGNDAANALAVHVGRIATGDENLDAQRALEDFLELMNKKAEKLGLEGSNFVNPHGLHHDQHYTTAYDLLKITMKFLENDYLASLVSKAHYRSEDGTYEFYNTNVFLHERLEDIWYLYSSGTNPNYSPYVTGVKTGFTSMAGRCLVFSAAKDDKELVGIVLGSDLNNLYREGFLLMDSVFEETDYIDTFDEGEKVAVIEVKTGYFGKTQTAALVNAEKVYYLLPKESLSDVTFEINVDESKLKEVDGIYHVQTMIDPGDEIGTVSTIYDGEVLFEKPIYASEGFKEIKILPLILSIAAAAFLTLLIAAVIVRRMEKR from the coding sequence ATGCTGACATCTGTGGCCTTCGGGGAAGGGCGTCTAAATGTAGATATTCCACAAGATAGGGCTGCTCTGGTATACGACGTAAAGTCAGATGAGATAATGTATAGTCAAAATAGCCATGTTCGGATGTACCCTGCAAGCACCACTAAGCTTATGACAGCGCTGGTGGCAATGGATTATGTTGATCTGGATGAAAAAGTTGTTCCGGGAAGGGAAGTCCTTTTTATATCAGCTGACAGCAGCAGGGCAGACCTAGCTTCGGGAAGTGAGATATCCACAAGGGATCTCCTTGCCGCAACTCTCCTTCCCTCAGGAAACGACGCTGCAAACGCTCTAGCCGTTCATGTGGGCAGGATAGCCACAGGTGATGAAAACCTGGATGCTCAAAGGGCTTTAGAAGATTTTTTAGAGCTGATGAATAAAAAGGCTGAAAAACTAGGGCTGGAAGGGTCGAATTTTGTCAACCCGCATGGTTTGCACCATGATCAGCACTATACGACTGCTTACGACTTGCTTAAGATAACCATGAAGTTTCTTGAGAATGATTATCTTGCCAGCTTGGTATCTAAGGCACATTATAGAAGCGAGGATGGCACTTACGAATTTTACAATACGAACGTATTTCTTCATGAGAGGCTTGAGGACATATGGTATCTGTACTCTTCCGGAACTAATCCCAATTACAGCCCCTACGTGACCGGAGTTAAGACCGGTTTTACCAGCATGGCAGGCAGATGCCTGGTTTTCAGCGCAGCTAAGGATGACAAGGAGCTTGTGGGAATAGTATTAGGGAGTGATTTAAACAACCTTTACAGAGAAGGGTTCCTTCTAATGGACTCTGTTTTTGAGGAAACGGATTATATCGATACCTTTGATGAGGGAGAAAAGGTAGCTGTTATAGAGGTGAAAACCGGATATTTCGGAAAGACTCAGACAGCTGCGTTGGTAAATGCAGAAAAAGTTTATTATCTTCTTCCAAAGGAAAGCCTCTCTGATGTGACATTTGAAATAAATGTTGATGAAAGCAAACTGAAGGAAGTCGACGGCATTTACCATGTACAGACTATGATCGATCCTGGTGATGAAATCGGAACTGTTAGCACCATCTACGATGGAGAAGTTCTCTTTGAAAAACCTATTTACGCAAGTGAAGGCTTTAAAGAAATAAAAATATTGCCATTAATATTGTCTATAGCTGCAGCGGCGTTTTTAACGCTGTTAATTGCAGCCGTAATTGTAAGAAGAATGGAGAAAAGATGA
- a CDS encoding DUF3656 domain-containing U32 family peptidase → MKKPEILAPAGTYEALTAAVSGGADGVYIGAKKFNARQRGENFDNDEIKKSLALCHIHGVKLYVALNIALKETEIKDALELAAFLYNEGIDGLIVQDLGLFRLLQDNLPALSIHSSTQMFVHEQSGVSLLCEEGFDRVVLARELTLEEIGGIKKDANCEIKIFCHGAMCISYSGQCYMSSMIGQRSGNRGRCAQPCRKEYALYDEKNIPIKKGRIISPKDLNTLDALEDIMTLGVDSLKIEGRLKNPDYVFTVVDAYRKRIDSLNENRISQETLSVNEVFNRKFTFGYLYKESPDEKELITSDNEGLEHVQAARIISKEGYLYKIKADLDMSVGDGIFIKSKNGSFGEVLSDLYDMRKNKSQRLSSGETGYIGLRKKAEALDLVYKTWDKAKKQALADMMEKAGERKQPVEIKGEFREGEKPRLSISFRDICIRVEGEEIVQTAKNAPLSRERIEEQLSKIKDTFFYPSSIQTVIDENIFMPVKSINELRRSAMDILMEKVLDSYKRPTVKIDFPCALKRHEKEEPISRQTLSIRVAHMNGLKAASLSSVDEIIYGWDKKIDIKEYEKAIDTAKNAGKEIVLAFPRILRKNQADIIRRDLNKIIDLAPDGILVSSYEGIGLFKESGLPIEADDTFNIFNSFALDQLKKWNVKNAYLSPELNLGELSGFTPPKGMDISLVVHGNKELMILQYDLVGDGKERSLVLEDSMGFRFPAVIDDFGRTHVFNSKRLFLADEISELGMMKKLRIDGILENPDEIHDLADAYSQAMNGKYSHGEYYGKYRSDLTKGHFKRGVL, encoded by the coding sequence ATGAAAAAACCTGAGATACTGGCACCTGCCGGTACATACGAGGCTTTGACAGCAGCCGTGAGTGGTGGGGCTGATGGAGTATATATAGGAGCCAAGAAATTCAATGCAAGGCAACGAGGAGAAAACTTTGATAACGATGAAATCAAAAAAAGCCTGGCCCTGTGTCACATTCACGGGGTCAAGCTCTACGTTGCACTTAATATAGCTTTAAAGGAAACTGAAATCAAGGATGCCTTGGAATTAGCCGCTTTTTTATACAATGAGGGAATAGACGGTCTTATCGTACAGGATTTGGGCCTTTTCAGGCTATTACAGGACAATCTTCCCGCCTTGAGCATCCACAGCAGCACTCAGATGTTTGTTCACGAGCAGTCAGGTGTCAGCCTGTTGTGTGAAGAGGGATTTGACAGGGTGGTGCTTGCGAGAGAGCTTACCCTGGAGGAGATAGGCGGGATAAAAAAAGACGCAAATTGCGAAATAAAGATATTCTGCCACGGCGCCATGTGCATATCATATTCAGGACAATGTTACATGAGCAGCATGATAGGGCAAAGAAGCGGTAACAGAGGCAGGTGCGCACAGCCTTGCAGAAAGGAATATGCCCTATACGACGAAAAGAACATCCCAATAAAAAAGGGAAGGATAATCAGTCCCAAGGATCTTAACACCCTTGATGCCCTGGAGGATATCATGACTTTGGGTGTTGACTCTCTAAAGATTGAGGGGAGGCTAAAAAATCCTGATTATGTGTTTACCGTGGTAGATGCATATAGGAAACGGATAGATTCTTTAAATGAAAACAGAATCAGCCAAGAGACTTTGAGTGTTAATGAAGTATTTAACAGAAAGTTCACTTTCGGTTATCTCTATAAGGAAAGCCCGGATGAAAAGGAGCTGATAACCTCTGATAACGAGGGATTGGAACATGTTCAGGCAGCAAGGATAATATCTAAGGAAGGTTATCTATACAAGATAAAAGCAGATTTAGACATGTCAGTCGGTGATGGAATCTTCATAAAATCAAAAAATGGTTCCTTCGGAGAGGTACTGTCAGATCTTTACGATATGCGGAAGAATAAGTCCCAAAGACTCTCCTCAGGAGAAACAGGTTACATCGGTCTTAGGAAAAAAGCTGAAGCTTTGGACTTGGTATACAAGACTTGGGATAAGGCTAAAAAACAGGCATTGGCGGATATGATGGAAAAGGCCGGTGAAAGGAAGCAGCCTGTTGAAATAAAAGGGGAGTTTAGGGAAGGGGAAAAACCTAGGCTTAGTATTTCATTTAGGGACATATGCATAAGAGTAGAAGGGGAGGAAATTGTGCAGACAGCCAAAAACGCTCCTCTGTCAAGGGAACGGATAGAAGAACAGCTCTCAAAGATAAAGGATACGTTTTTTTACCCTTCATCTATCCAAACGGTGATTGACGAAAACATATTTATGCCTGTAAAATCAATCAATGAGCTTAGACGAAGTGCAATGGATATCCTTATGGAAAAGGTACTTGATTCTTACAAAAGACCCACTGTTAAAATTGATTTCCCTTGTGCTTTGAAAAGGCATGAGAAGGAAGAACCGATCTCACGTCAGACTTTATCCATAAGAGTTGCCCACATGAATGGACTTAAGGCGGCGTCTTTATCCAGTGTTGACGAGATTATATACGGTTGGGACAAGAAAATAGATATTAAGGAATACGAAAAGGCAATAGATACGGCCAAAAACGCCGGTAAAGAAATAGTGCTTGCCTTCCCCAGGATTCTAAGAAAAAACCAGGCAGACATTATAAGAAGAGACCTGAATAAAATAATAGATCTTGCACCGGATGGGATTTTGGTGAGCTCTTATGAAGGAATTGGACTTTTTAAGGAATCAGGCTTGCCTATTGAAGCTGACGACACCTTCAATATCTTTAATTCCTTTGCACTTGATCAGCTTAAAAAGTGGAATGTAAAAAATGCATACCTTTCACCTGAGCTCAACCTTGGGGAGCTGTCGGGGTTTACTCCTCCAAAGGGAATGGACATAAGTCTTGTGGTTCACGGCAACAAGGAGCTTATGATACTCCAGTATGATCTGGTGGGAGACGGCAAAGAAAGATCCCTGGTACTGGAAGATTCAATGGGTTTTAGATTTCCTGCAGTAATCGACGATTTTGGCAGAACCCATGTCTTTAATTCTAAGAGGCTGTTTCTAGCAGATGAAATTTCTGAGCTCGGCATGATGAAGAAACTAAGAATTGACGGAATTTTAGAAAATCCGGATGAGATCCATGATCTTGCTGACGCCTATTCACAAGCTATGAATGGAAAATACTCTCACGGAGAGTACTATGGCAAGTATAGATCAGATCTGACAAAAGGTCATTTTAAACGAGGTGTATTATAA
- a CDS encoding endonuclease MutS2, which produces MNQKTLRVLEFNKITDILSTYAASETGKNEIKSILPSIDKEEIQDMLELTDQGTIALLKNGNAPIAPFADIRYSLKKSRMQSILTLKEFIRIRDFLKIMWEVKRYFEEIENWEQILPDLYQMVSSIDSLSGLRRDIEKTVISEEEISDSASPDLFRIRKEINRKNHQIREKLNSMISSPSYQKHLQESIVTIRQDRFVIPVKQESRGAVPGIVHDQSSSGATLFIEPMAIVELNNSIRTLRIEEGREIEKILLELTLKVGENETSLAFDYDIMTRLDVIIAKSRYALDINATRPTLSDGKVLDLKGCRHPLIPKEEVVASDIRLGGDFNILIVTGPNTGGKTVALKTTGLLCLMTQAGMFIPVKDNSEICVFKSVYADIGDEQSIEQSLSTFSSHMTNIVEIVDKADDNSLVLFDELGAGTDPVEGAALAMSILDHLHQKNVYALVTTHYSELKQYAISAEGMENASVEFDVNTLSPTYRLTIGIPGKSNAFEISKRLGLNQRIIENAGKYLSEEALHFEDIIKEIQDNKKKSEEELARINSMKLENERLLELNKQEKILLDENRQLIKNQARQEAADIIRDAKEEAGEIIKEMQRIKSDAAKSSFKDLEAMRKSLKEKEDSLYSGIEKSGSFTNKKAAKKIRPGDWVLIKSMNQKASALSEADKDGNIMVEAGIMKLRVNQRDLIPIEVEEEKKSYSTKSIARKAAGIKSSIDIRGTTAEEAILDVEKYLDDASLANLKMVTIVHGKGTGVLRNAIQQLLKRNKHVEDFRYGGYGEGGDGATIVNLK; this is translated from the coding sequence ATGAATCAAAAGACATTGAGAGTCCTTGAATTTAACAAGATTACTGATATATTGTCTACCTACGCCGCAAGTGAAACGGGAAAAAATGAGATCAAAAGCATTCTTCCTTCAATAGACAAGGAAGAGATCCAGGACATGCTTGAGCTTACGGATCAGGGAACGATAGCTCTTTTAAAAAATGGAAATGCTCCCATCGCCCCTTTTGCGGACATCAGATATTCCTTGAAGAAGTCAAGGATGCAATCCATATTGACTCTTAAAGAGTTCATTAGAATCAGGGATTTTTTAAAGATCATGTGGGAAGTTAAAAGGTATTTTGAAGAAATAGAAAACTGGGAACAGATATTGCCTGATCTGTACCAGATGGTCTCTTCCATAGACAGTCTAAGTGGTCTTAGGCGAGATATCGAAAAGACTGTGATATCCGAAGAAGAAATAAGCGATAGCGCGAGTCCTGATTTGTTCAGGATAAGAAAAGAGATAAACAGAAAGAACCATCAGATAAGAGAAAAGCTCAATTCAATGATATCTTCTCCCAGTTACCAGAAGCATCTACAAGAAAGCATCGTGACCATCAGACAGGACAGGTTCGTGATACCTGTAAAGCAGGAATCCAGAGGAGCTGTACCAGGCATAGTCCATGACCAGTCATCAAGCGGCGCAACGCTTTTTATAGAGCCCATGGCCATAGTCGAGCTTAATAATTCCATACGAACCTTGAGGATAGAAGAAGGACGGGAAATAGAGAAGATACTTCTGGAGCTGACTTTAAAGGTTGGAGAAAACGAGACGTCCCTGGCATTTGACTACGATATCATGACCAGGCTGGATGTCATTATAGCCAAAAGCAGGTATGCTTTGGACATAAATGCAACCAGGCCAACCCTCAGCGACGGAAAGGTACTAGATTTAAAAGGCTGCAGGCATCCTTTGATACCAAAGGAAGAAGTGGTAGCTTCAGATATAAGGTTGGGTGGGGATTTCAATATACTCATAGTGACCGGTCCAAATACAGGAGGCAAGACCGTAGCGCTGAAGACTACCGGTCTTTTGTGTCTGATGACTCAGGCAGGAATGTTCATCCCGGTAAAGGACAACAGCGAGATATGCGTCTTTAAAAGCGTCTATGCGGATATAGGAGACGAACAGAGCATCGAACAGAGCCTGAGCACATTTTCATCTCATATGACTAATATTGTGGAAATCGTGGATAAGGCTGACGATAACAGCCTGGTCCTCTTCGACGAGCTAGGAGCAGGAACGGATCCTGTTGAAGGCGCCGCCCTTGCCATGTCGATATTGGATCATCTGCATCAAAAAAATGTTTATGCACTGGTTACTACTCATTACAGCGAGCTTAAGCAATATGCCATTTCCGCTGAAGGGATGGAAAATGCCAGCGTTGAATTCGATGTTAATACCCTAAGCCCCACTTACAGGCTGACAATTGGGATACCGGGAAAGAGCAACGCCTTTGAAATCTCAAAAAGACTTGGATTGAACCAAAGGATAATAGAAAATGCAGGCAAGTATTTAAGCGAAGAAGCGCTGCACTTTGAAGACATAATAAAGGAGATTCAAGACAACAAGAAAAAGTCTGAAGAGGAGCTCGCCAGGATAAATTCCATGAAACTGGAAAACGAGAGGCTCTTGGAGCTTAACAAGCAAGAGAAAATACTCTTGGACGAAAACAGGCAACTTATTAAAAATCAAGCCAGGCAGGAAGCTGCAGACATCATCAGGGATGCAAAGGAAGAAGCAGGCGAGATAATCAAGGAAATGCAGCGAATTAAGTCTGATGCTGCTAAATCTTCTTTCAAGGATCTGGAAGCCATGAGGAAAAGCCTCAAGGAAAAAGAGGACTCCCTTTACAGTGGCATCGAAAAATCCGGCAGTTTTACCAATAAAAAGGCTGCTAAAAAGATACGCCCGGGTGACTGGGTGCTGATAAAAAGCATGAACCAAAAAGCCAGTGCCTTGTCTGAAGCGGACAAGGACGGAAACATAATGGTAGAAGCAGGAATAATGAAGCTTAGAGTAAATCAAAGAGACCTCATTCCTATCGAAGTGGAAGAGGAGAAGAAAAGCTATAGCACCAAGAGCATAGCGAGAAAAGCTGCTGGAATTAAATCCTCAATAGATATAAGGGGAACTACTGCAGAAGAGGCTATACTCGATGTAGAAAAGTACCTGGATGATGCATCTCTTGCCAACCTGAAGATGGTAACCATAGTCCACGGCAAGGGGACAGGAGTTTTAAGAAACGCCATACAACAGCTTTTAAAGAGAAACAAGCACGTAGAGGATTTCCGATATGGAGGCTATGGCGAAGGAGGAGACGGAGCCACCATCGTCAATTTGAAATAA
- the dcd gene encoding dCTP deaminase yields the protein MILSDKKILELLSTRELVIDPITPEQIQPASVDIRLGNHFLKLDENRIEHMSMTDEIKYISFECDEVVIPPHSFLLATTKEYIKLPGNLTAFVEGRSSIGRMGLFIQNAGWVDPGFEGEITLELYNANRLPIKLQSDRRVCQLVFASMDQYALNPYKGKYQGQTKPVGSRVYLDKDI from the coding sequence ATGATCTTATCAGATAAAAAAATATTAGAGCTTCTAAGTACGAGAGAGCTTGTTATAGACCCTATAACCCCTGAGCAGATACAACCGGCCTCAGTTGACATCAGGCTGGGCAACCACTTCTTAAAGCTCGACGAGAACAGAATCGAGCATATGAGCATGACAGATGAAATAAAATATATCTCATTTGAATGCGACGAGGTAGTAATACCGCCCCATTCTTTTTTGCTGGCGACCACCAAGGAATACATTAAGCTTCCCGGAAATCTAACGGCCTTCGTTGAAGGACGCAGCTCCATAGGAAGAATGGGACTTTTCATACAAAATGCGGGCTGGGTCGATCCGGGTTTTGAAGGTGAGATAACTCTGGAGCTCTACAACGCAAATCGCCTGCCCATCAAGCTGCAAAGCGACAGGAGAGTCTGCCAGCTGGTATTTGCATCAATGGATCAGTACGCCCTTAATCCGTACAAAGGAAAATACCAGGGACAGACAAAGCCTGTAGGCAGTCGAGTTTATTTGGATAAGGATATTTAA